Proteins found in one Cetobacterium somerae genomic segment:
- a CDS encoding YkgJ family cysteine cluster protein, producing the protein MKILREILEDAKNKIVQLNGERLCNQTSNSCGCCNWDYSLISLDEKKEIIEFLKKNNEIREKILKNKLEENICYFHDKELGKCLIYKLRPICCRYISYKIYEKDDCFKTCSPLEPCKKGCSTVIRIEKKDVRIEKYPLKSYQLNDERYYFIDDKVIEEYKKYKNKQNVKLNSVIEEIKK; encoded by the coding sequence ATGAAAATATTAAGAGAAATATTGGAAGATGCAAAAAATAAAATAGTGCAGTTGAATGGGGAAAGGTTATGTAATCAAACTTCTAATTCATGTGGTTGCTGTAATTGGGATTATTCATTAATATCTTTAGATGAAAAGAAAGAGATAATAGAGTTTTTAAAGAAAAATAATGAGATAAGAGAAAAAATATTAAAAAATAAATTAGAGGAAAATATTTGCTATTTTCACGATAAAGAACTAGGAAAATGTTTGATATATAAATTAAGGCCGATATGTTGTAGATATATATCATATAAAATCTATGAAAAAGATGATTGTTTTAAAACTTGCTCTCCTTTAGAACCTTGTAAAAAGGGTTGTTCAACAGTTATAAGAATAGAAAAAAAAGATGTTAGAATAGAAAAATATCCTTTAAAAAGTTATCAGCTAAATGATGAAAGATATTATTTTATAGATGATAAGGTGATAGAAGAGTATAAGAAATATAAAAATAAACAAAATGTTAAGTTAAACAGTGTGATAGAAGAGATAAAAAAGTGA
- a CDS encoding TonB-dependent receptor — protein MNKKLLLLSLLIVSGIAKGGENKSFVKLEDTVITTQNFETTVRDTPTNISIITAEEIEKSGSTNLVQVLRDVPGLFAREYAGGEIRFDLRGQNPMYANKNIIVTIDGVPINRTGLGSSDSYNLSQIPVERIERIEVIPSGGAVLYGDGSVGGIINITTKTVEDRQNYGSINFNAGSHGLFSENITYGTKIGNNFLNEISFSKYNSHGSGRKLSDGTKEKVDKYSFDYTGKYLLDNGDIEFKYSHAKSETHLGGTIPQYIFDENIKYASKFSKSKYELNDFYLKYRAEVSDSLESVTYINYLHNDYSPYSGGFYNSNRYKERKEYVKSQLKYKYLENNYLIFGADYSHHREKDSMANLKTYKDGREAKKEAYGIFLMNKIEYNKFQFIQGIRKEYTDYDYYLQKLKDVNDPSKYYDMESKKFNNTGLEFAINYLYSDTGSTYINYTRGFRTPSATEMGSYEPILQGVYEYNRKSQTSDNIEIGIKDFVGNTYLSASVYYNKIDNYMYSKIPTNIEDWDKSITGNLGKVDKYGTDIVAEHYIGNLTLRTGISYIHHELKDGPTKGEPIPSVPNWKVTAGTTYNFTPKFSASVDALYHGSYTVLDALKYKVGTLPESGDESSLEKYDEKVDSYITVDLSTSYQFENGLTLTARVDNLFDKKYDRYVGAWGDFSGDSTYVVQQHLPAPGRTFTVGALYKF, from the coding sequence ATGAACAAAAAATTATTATTACTATCTTTACTTATTGTATCTGGTATAGCAAAAGGTGGAGAAAACAAAAGCTTTGTAAAATTAGAAGATACAGTTATTACAACTCAAAACTTTGAAACAACAGTTAGAGATACTCCCACAAATATTTCTATTATAACAGCAGAGGAAATTGAAAAAAGCGGTTCAACAAATTTAGTTCAAGTTTTAAGAGACGTGCCTGGGTTATTTGCTAGAGAATATGCGGGTGGTGAAATAAGATTTGATTTAAGAGGACAAAACCCAATGTACGCTAATAAAAATATTATTGTTACAATAGATGGTGTTCCTATAAATAGAACAGGTTTAGGAAGTTCTGATAGCTATAATCTTTCTCAAATTCCTGTTGAAAGAATTGAAAGAATTGAAGTTATTCCAAGTGGTGGAGCAGTTTTATATGGTGATGGTTCTGTTGGAGGTATCATTAATATTACTACAAAAACAGTTGAGGATAGACAAAACTACGGTTCTATAAATTTTAATGCTGGAAGTCACGGGTTATTTTCAGAAAATATAACCTATGGAACTAAAATTGGTAATAATTTTCTAAATGAGATTTCATTTAGTAAGTATAATTCTCACGGATCAGGAAGAAAATTATCTGATGGAACTAAAGAAAAAGTTGATAAATACTCTTTTGACTATACAGGAAAATATCTTTTAGATAATGGTGATATAGAGTTTAAATATAGTCATGCAAAATCTGAGACTCACTTAGGAGGAACAATACCTCAATATATATTTGATGAAAATATTAAATATGCATCAAAATTTTCAAAAAGTAAATATGAATTAAATGATTTTTACTTAAAATATAGAGCAGAAGTTTCAGATAGTTTAGAATCTGTAACTTATATTAATTATTTACATAACGATTATTCTCCTTATTCAGGAGGTTTTTATAACAGTAATAGATATAAAGAAAGAAAAGAATATGTTAAATCTCAATTAAAATATAAATATTTAGAAAATAATTATCTTATTTTTGGAGCAGACTACTCACATCATAGAGAAAAGGATTCTATGGCAAATTTAAAAACTTATAAAGATGGAAGAGAAGCTAAAAAAGAAGCTTACGGAATCTTTTTAATGAATAAGATAGAATACAATAAATTTCAATTTATTCAAGGAATAAGAAAAGAATATACTGATTATGATTATTATTTACAAAAGTTAAAGGATGTTAATGACCCTTCTAAATATTATGACATGGAAAGTAAAAAGTTTAATAATACAGGATTAGAATTTGCAATAAACTATTTATATTCAGATACAGGATCGACATATATAAATTATACACGAGGATTTAGAACCCCAAGTGCCACTGAAATGGGAAGCTATGAGCCTATTTTACAAGGAGTTTATGAATACAATAGAAAATCACAAACAAGTGATAATATAGAAATAGGTATAAAAGATTTTGTTGGAAACACTTATCTTTCAGCATCTGTATATTATAATAAAATTGACAATTATATGTATTCTAAAATCCCTACAAATATTGAAGATTGGGATAAGAGTATAACTGGAAATTTAGGTAAAGTTGATAAATATGGTACGGATATAGTTGCAGAGCATTACATAGGAAATCTTACTCTTAGAACAGGAATTTCATATATTCACCATGAATTAAAAGATGGACCTACAAAAGGTGAACCGATTCCAAGCGTTCCTAATTGGAAGGTTACTGCAGGAACAACTTATAACTTTACGCCTAAATTCTCGGCTAGTGTAGATGCTCTTTACCATGGTTCTTATACTGTTTTGGATGCACTAAAATATAAGGTTGGAACATTACCAGAGAGTGGAGATGAAAGTTCACTTGAAAAATATGATGAGAAAGTAGACTCATATATAACAGTAGATTTATCTACTAGTTATCAATTTGAAAATGGGCTTACTTTAACTGCTAGAGTAGACAATTTGTTTGATAAAAAATATGATAGATACGTTGGAGCTTGGGGAGATTTTTCTGGAGATTCTACATATGTAGTTCAACAGCACTTACCTGCTCCTGGAAGGACTTTTACTGTAGGAGCTCTATATAAATTTTAA
- a CDS encoding C40 family peptidase: MLKNNRFLLKILLLFVLIIFTGCSSARISERERNERTAKITAFYKSWKGTRYRLGGTTKSGVDCSALMQHLYKEKFSKKLPRTTKNMAQEGEKIKKTNYWEVGDLVFFKIGWRKTHHVGVYLGNNKFMHASTSKGVVISEMDSYWNNHFWQVRKVL; encoded by the coding sequence TTGTTAAAAAATAATAGATTTCTTTTGAAAATATTACTTTTGTTCGTTTTAATTATATTCACAGGATGTTCATCAGCTAGGATTAGTGAAAGAGAAAGAAATGAAAGAACTGCTAAAATAACCGCTTTTTATAAAAGTTGGAAAGGGACTAGATATAGGCTAGGAGGTACAACTAAAAGCGGGGTGGATTGTTCAGCCTTAATGCAGCATCTTTATAAAGAAAAGTTTTCAAAAAAATTGCCAAGAACAACTAAAAATATGGCCCAAGAGGGAGAGAAAATAAAAAAAACTAATTATTGGGAGGTTGGCGATTTAGTATTTTTTAAAATTGGATGGAGAAAAACCCATCATGTTGGAGTTTATTTAGGTAATAATAAATTTATGCATGCCTCAACATCAAAGGGTGTTGTAATTTCTGAGATGGATAGTTATTGGAACAATCATTTTTGGCAAGTTAGAAAAGTATTATAA
- a CDS encoding META domain-containing protein produces MKKLLLFLIATMLFVGCFGKKEDISSQIIGNTYILQGVLPESEIDINFEKDKVSGTSSVNRYFANYTLEGNKISIQEPGSTRMMGPENLMIQEQEYLKNLKDSKEIEVTKDGIILLTNSGVKLNFVKK; encoded by the coding sequence ATGAAGAAGCTACTATTATTTTTAATTGCAACTATGTTATTTGTAGGATGTTTTGGAAAAAAAGAGGATATAAGTTCTCAAATTATAGGGAATACATATATTCTTCAAGGTGTTCTTCCAGAAAGTGAAATTGATATTAATTTTGAGAAAGATAAGGTTTCTGGAACTTCAAGTGTTAACAGATATTTTGCAAACTATACATTGGAAGGAAATAAAATTTCGATTCAAGAGCCTGGATCTACTAGAATGATGGGACCTGAAAATTTAATGATACAAGAGCAAGAGTATTTAAAAAATCTTAAAGATTCAAAAGAGATTGAGGTAACAAAAGATGGAATTATACTACTTACAAATTCAGGAGTAAAATTAAATTTTGTTAAAAAATAA
- a CDS encoding threonine/serine exporter family protein: MPKKQLITEHRVLQLATFAGKIVLTSGGEVYRVEDIIARIGQHFNLKIDCFATLTCIIVSGKNIDDEVVSLVERISSRSTNLDKIHQVHKLINEIEKYSFSELKKSLEDINKISPYGFGMNFIASALGAASFVVSFKGGPNDFAAAFVAGCGVALFSYIISGLQLNSFFINLISGAICAFVSNLFYVNGIITTPSISIISSLMLLVPGVAFINSIRDIIAGDLVSGTSRAMEVLMIGGAIAIGAGLVTKLFFNFGGF; the protein is encoded by the coding sequence ATGCCAAAAAAACAACTAATTACCGAACATCGTGTTCTTCAACTAGCAACTTTCGCCGGAAAAATAGTTCTTACTAGCGGAGGTGAAGTTTATAGAGTCGAGGATATTATCGCTCGAATCGGTCAACATTTTAATTTGAAAATTGACTGCTTTGCTACATTAACATGTATCATTGTTTCTGGAAAAAATATTGATGATGAAGTTGTTTCTTTAGTAGAAAGAATCAGTTCTCGATCTACAAATTTAGATAAAATTCATCAAGTTCATAAATTAATAAATGAAATCGAAAAATACTCTTTTTCAGAATTAAAAAAATCTTTAGAAGATATTAATAAAATATCACCCTATGGTTTTGGTATGAACTTCATTGCCTCTGCATTAGGAGCAGCAAGCTTTGTTGTTTCTTTTAAAGGAGGACCAAACGATTTTGCTGCTGCTTTTGTCGCTGGATGTGGTGTTGCTTTATTTTCTTATATTATTTCAGGATTACAACTAAATAGCTTCTTTATAAATTTAATTTCTGGAGCAATTTGTGCCTTTGTTTCTAATTTATTTTATGTTAACGGAATAATTACAACACCATCTATTAGTATAATCTCTTCTTTAATGCTATTAGTTCCTGGAGTTGCTTTTATAAACTCTATCAGAGATATTATAGCAGGAGATTTAGTTTCTGGTACGTCAAGAGCTATGGAAGTTCTTATGATTGGTGGAGCTATAGCTATTGGTGCTGGATTAGTTACAAAACTTTTTTTTAATTTTGGAGGATTTTAA
- a CDS encoding threonine/serine exporter family protein, whose amino-acid sequence MFFIEVIFAFFITVSFAILFNVRGKLIIYSGIGGAISWLFYLLFTKEGYSYSTCYLLATAITAFYSEIMAKKLQTTVPTLLIAALIPMAPGGGVYYTMLYLIQNKYQDSMLKGMETSIIAGSMALGIILVTTFFRIFHLTKK is encoded by the coding sequence ATGTTTTTTATAGAAGTTATCTTTGCTTTTTTTATTACAGTTAGTTTTGCTATTCTTTTTAATGTTAGAGGCAAACTTATTATTTATTCAGGAATCGGTGGCGCTATAAGCTGGCTTTTTTATTTACTTTTTACAAAAGAAGGTTATTCTTACTCTACATGCTATCTTTTAGCAACAGCCATCACTGCTTTTTATTCTGAAATTATGGCAAAAAAACTACAAACTACAGTTCCTACACTACTTATAGCAGCTCTAATTCCTATGGCTCCTGGTGGTGGAGTTTATTACACTATGCTATATCTAATTCAAAATAAATACCAAGATTCTATGCTAAAAGGTATGGAAACTTCAATAATTGCTGGTTCTATGGCTCTTGGAATAATTTTAGTAACTACATTTTTTAGAATTTTCCATCTTACAAAAAAATAA
- the pdxR gene encoding MocR-like pyridoxine biosynthesis transcription factor PdxR, whose amino-acid sequence MSKINIYIDKNSKESLYLQIYQCLKKQILSGDIKEGTKLPSIRQVAIKLDINQNTVIQSYNILEKKGLIKKISGKGCFVEQVCEFEIEQKEIPLIESFKYGQNQIVERINFSNGTPSSKYFPVEDYKIFFNEVIEEYGGEIFQYQNVQGVDSLRYLLSEEFEKEDIFVKKENIQITSGTQQALDIVIKLFSKETKPTVVLSDPTYPNALNIFKGWCNIKSLDIKEDGWDLKEFEEILKEEKIDFVYECINFQNPTGVTWSLEKRKQLLQLAQKYGFYIVEDDSFSDFYYTKEKPKTLKSLDKLGQEKVIYIKTYSKILMPGIGLAIMTVPENLMQRVLLIKYGLDTTTSGINQKILEKFIVRNKLYEHLSFLRREFGEKQKRCLELLDKIQGLNVMHKPDGGFFIWVKLANNVDGEKFYLKCKEEGVALLPGALFYKDKRDVCKIRLSFISPTLFEIEKGLEILEKILFFCKMENSKKCSY is encoded by the coding sequence ATGTCTAAAATTAATATTTATATAGATAAAAATTCAAAAGAAAGCTTATACCTACAGATTTATCAGTGTCTAAAAAAGCAGATTTTATCAGGAGATATTAAAGAGGGAACAAAGTTACCGTCGATTCGCCAAGTTGCAATAAAACTAGATATAAATCAAAATACAGTTATTCAAAGTTATAATATTTTAGAAAAAAAAGGATTGATAAAAAAAATCTCTGGAAAAGGGTGTTTTGTAGAACAAGTTTGTGAATTTGAAATAGAACAAAAAGAGATACCTCTAATAGAAAGTTTTAAGTATGGACAAAATCAAATAGTAGAAAGAATAAATTTTTCAAATGGAACTCCAAGCTCTAAGTATTTTCCTGTTGAAGATTATAAAATTTTTTTTAATGAAGTTATTGAAGAGTATGGAGGAGAGATTTTTCAATATCAAAATGTACAAGGAGTAGATAGTCTTAGATATTTACTTTCAGAGGAGTTTGAAAAAGAAGATATTTTTGTAAAAAAAGAAAATATACAAATAACATCAGGGACTCAACAAGCTTTAGATATTGTTATAAAACTTTTTTCAAAAGAGACAAAACCAACAGTTGTATTATCAGATCCAACTTACCCAAATGCTTTAAATATATTTAAAGGTTGGTGCAATATAAAATCTTTAGATATTAAAGAAGATGGCTGGGATTTAAAAGAGTTTGAAGAGATATTAAAAGAAGAAAAAATAGATTTCGTATATGAATGTATAAATTTTCAAAATCCTACAGGTGTTACTTGGTCTTTGGAAAAGAGAAAACAACTTTTACAACTTGCTCAAAAATATGGGTTTTATATAGTTGAGGATGATAGTTTTTCAGATTTTTACTACACAAAAGAAAAACCTAAAACTTTAAAAAGTTTGGATAAGTTAGGACAAGAAAAAGTTATTTATATAAAAACATATTCAAAGATACTTATGCCAGGAATTGGATTAGCAATAATGACAGTACCAGAAAACCTTATGCAAAGAGTTCTTTTAATAAAATATGGATTAGATACGACAACCTCAGGAATAAACCAAAAAATTTTAGAAAAGTTTATAGTTAGAAATAAATTATATGAACACTTATCTTTTTTGAGAAGAGAATTTGGTGAGAAACAGAAACGATGTTTGGAACTTTTAGATAAAATTCAAGGGTTAAATGTTATGCACAAACCAGACGGTGGTTTTTTTATTTGGGTTAAACTTGCTAATAATGTGGATGGTGAAAAATTTTATTTAAAGTGTAAAGAAGAAGGTGTTGCTCTTTTACCAGGAGCTTTATTTTATAAGGATAAGAGAGATGTTTGTAAAATAAGATTAAGTTTCATATCTCCAACCCTATTTGAAATAGAAAAAGGATTGGAGATACTAGAAAAAATTTTATTTTTTTGTAAGATGGAAAATTCTAAAAAATGTAGTTACTAA
- a CDS encoding MATE family efflux transporter has protein sequence MKEKHKEMGEQPIGQLLLKFSLPAMIGMFVNALYNIVDRIYIGNIPEIGPVAIAGVGVVFPIMIISLGFCLLIGLGGATNISISLGRKRKDLAEKFLGNATSLSIIFGIVLSFIIIFTMDLYIGKLGTSPVTEPFARDYLTIVALGFPFLMVGYATNAAVRSDGNPKISMITLLLGAITNIILDPIFIFGLNLGVKGAALATIISQIVSAIWTVGYFTSKFSGIKLHLKNLLLEWEKVKEIFIIGAGPFVLQLGSSAVNFILNSSLMKYGGDTAVGAMTIVNAVNTFILMPIFGINQGVQPILGFNYGARFFHRVRQAFILAVKGAVTISTIGFLAIQFLSKYFIVIFTSNPELLDAASKGLKIFTLMFPFIGFQIIAAVYFQAIGKPKTTMFLSLSRQVLFLIPIVLIFSRIWGVRGIWMAVPSADILSVIVTFIMTKKEMKNLKFLENEEDLRKNVNENQSTRESTN, from the coding sequence ATGAAAGAAAAACACAAAGAAATGGGAGAGCAGCCCATCGGTCAACTGCTTTTAAAATTTTCACTTCCTGCTATGATTGGAATGTTTGTAAATGCTTTATACAATATAGTAGACAGAATTTATATCGGAAATATACCTGAAATCGGTCCGGTTGCTATTGCAGGTGTTGGGGTTGTTTTTCCAATAATGATAATCTCTCTTGGTTTCTGTCTTCTAATTGGATTAGGTGGTGCCACTAATATCTCCATTTCATTAGGAAGAAAACGAAAAGATTTAGCTGAAAAATTTTTAGGTAATGCTACTTCATTATCAATTATATTCGGTATTGTTTTAAGTTTTATAATAATTTTTACAATGGATCTATACATTGGAAAATTAGGAACAAGCCCTGTCACGGAACCATTTGCCAGAGATTACTTAACAATTGTCGCTCTTGGTTTTCCTTTTTTAATGGTTGGATACGCTACTAATGCAGCCGTTAGATCTGACGGAAATCCTAAAATTTCTATGATTACTCTTTTACTTGGAGCAATCACAAATATCATTTTAGATCCTATCTTTATCTTTGGATTGAATTTAGGAGTTAAAGGTGCTGCACTTGCAACTATTATTTCTCAAATTGTTTCTGCAATTTGGACTGTTGGTTACTTCACATCAAAATTTAGTGGGATTAAACTCCATTTAAAAAACTTACTTCTTGAATGGGAAAAAGTTAAAGAAATTTTTATTATTGGTGCTGGACCATTTGTTTTACAATTAGGTTCTAGTGCTGTAAACTTTATATTAAATAGTAGTCTTATGAAATATGGTGGGGATACTGCTGTTGGAGCAATGACAATTGTTAATGCAGTAAACACTTTTATTCTTATGCCTATTTTTGGTATAAATCAAGGAGTTCAACCTATTCTTGGATTTAACTATGGAGCAAGATTTTTTCACAGAGTTAGACAAGCCTTTATACTAGCTGTGAAAGGCGCTGTTACTATTTCTACTATTGGATTTTTAGCTATTCAATTTTTATCTAAATATTTTATAGTTATCTTTACTAGCAATCCTGAACTTTTAGATGCTGCATCAAAAGGTCTTAAAATTTTTACTTTAATGTTTCCTTTTATAGGTTTCCAAATTATAGCAGCAGTTTATTTTCAAGCTATTGGAAAACCAAAAACTACTATGTTTTTAAGCTTATCAAGACAAGTTTTATTTTTAATCCCCATTGTTTTGATTTTTTCTAGAATCTGGGGAGTTCGTGGTATATGGATGGCCGTGCCATCTGCAGATATATTATCTGTTATTGTTACTTTTATTATGACAAAAAAAGAGATGAAAAATCTTAAATTTTTAGAAAACGAAGAGGACTTGAGAAAAAATGTCAACGAAAATCAATCAACTAGAGAATCAACCAATTAA
- a CDS encoding MATE family efflux transporter produces MSTKINQLENQPINKLFYKFAIPASIGMLVNSLYVVADGVFISRGIGSIGIAAVNIGYPIINLTAALSLMFGAGGATLISLKSDDQDFKNKSFTYTIILNLIFYILIASVVFMFPNKIMKSLGATELLLPMVKDYMYPCIVATFFLMLSISLNAIVRNDNAPRKAMNSLFIGAITNIVLDYIFIFKLKMGIEGGAYATAIGQVLSAVYLCMHFPKSTFRLSFDIKDIQWNLMGKICSLGFSSFILEFAVMVITILLNITLSRTEGQIGVAAYGIISYSFVIYRMLFTGLAQGIQPLVSFNYGRRNYRRVLEIFRYAHKFCFIATTIALILIKFFALDVVKVFTHESHLFEYTAKGLFLYSSAIIFVGANFMNISYLQAMDKAFLANIISVCRGVVFMGIGIVILPKLLGVDGIWLTLPFADVLTFILTLIIFKVLGINKNLKASSI; encoded by the coding sequence ATGTCAACGAAAATCAATCAACTAGAGAATCAACCAATTAATAAACTATTTTATAAATTTGCTATCCCAGCTTCAATCGGGATGCTTGTTAACTCCCTTTATGTCGTTGCTGACGGAGTTTTTATATCAAGAGGTATCGGAAGTATTGGAATTGCCGCTGTTAATATTGGATACCCTATAATTAACTTAACAGCTGCTCTAAGTCTTATGTTTGGAGCTGGAGGAGCTACTTTAATCTCTTTAAAAAGTGATGACCAAGATTTTAAAAATAAAAGTTTTACATATACAATTATTTTAAATCTTATTTTTTATATTTTAATAGCTTCTGTTGTTTTCATGTTTCCTAATAAAATAATGAAATCTCTAGGAGCAACAGAACTTTTGCTTCCCATGGTTAAAGATTATATGTATCCATGTATTGTAGCTACTTTCTTTTTAATGTTATCGATATCTTTAAATGCTATTGTTAGAAATGATAATGCTCCTAGAAAAGCCATGAATTCACTTTTTATTGGAGCTATTACAAATATTGTTCTAGACTATATCTTCATATTTAAATTGAAAATGGGGATTGAGGGTGGAGCTTATGCTACAGCTATTGGACAAGTTTTATCAGCAGTATATTTATGTATGCACTTTCCTAAATCAACTTTTAGATTATCTTTTGATATAAAAGATATCCAGTGGAATTTAATGGGAAAAATTTGTTCTTTAGGATTTTCATCTTTTATTTTAGAATTTGCAGTTATGGTAATAACAATTCTTTTAAATATAACTCTTTCTAGAACAGAAGGACAAATAGGAGTTGCCGCTTACGGAATAATCTCTTATTCATTTGTTATCTATAGAATGTTATTTACAGGTTTAGCCCAAGGAATCCAACCATTAGTTAGCTTTAACTATGGACGTCGAAATTATAGAAGAGTTCTAGAAATTTTTAGATATGCACATAAATTCTGTTTTATAGCCACTACAATAGCTTTAATTTTAATAAAATTCTTTGCTTTAGATGTTGTTAAAGTTTTTACACACGAATCTCATCTATTTGAGTATACAGCTAAAGGTTTATTTTTATACTCTAGTGCCATTATTTTTGTAGGAGCTAACTTTATGAATATCTCTTACTTACAAGCTATGGACAAAGCTTTTTTAGCTAATATAATATCAGTTTGTAGAGGTGTGGTATTTATGGGAATCGGAATTGTTATTTTACCAAAACTTCTTGGAGTTGATGGAATCTGGTTAACACTTCCATTTGCAGATGTATTAACATTTATTTTAACTCTTATAATCTTTAAAGTTCTAGGTATTAATAAAAATTTAAAAGCCTCAAGTATATAG
- a CDS encoding flavodoxin family protein: MKVVAFNGSPREKGNTYLALRMVGEELEKEGIELEIIHVGNKAIRGCIGCNGCAKNRDEKCVMSEENFVNEWIQKIKEADGVLLGSPVHFASLGATMKAFLDRAFYVASVNGGLFRHKVGASVVAVRRSGGVPTFDQLNNYLNYSEMLMPSTNYWSVIHGLRPGEVEQDEEGKQIMRILGKNMAWLLKMVDYTKDTIVPPEKENKKYTHFIR, translated from the coding sequence ATGAAGGTTGTTGCATTTAATGGAAGCCCGAGAGAAAAAGGTAATACATATTTAGCATTAAGGATGGTAGGAGAAGAGTTAGAAAAAGAAGGGATTGAATTAGAGATAATTCATGTAGGAAATAAAGCTATTAGAGGTTGCATAGGTTGTAATGGATGTGCTAAAAATAGAGATGAAAAGTGTGTTATGAGTGAAGAAAATTTTGTAAATGAGTGGATACAAAAGATTAAAGAAGCAGATGGTGTTTTATTGGGGTCGCCAGTTCATTTTGCTTCTTTAGGAGCTACTATGAAAGCTTTTTTAGATAGAGCATTTTATGTAGCATCAGTTAATGGAGGACTTTTTAGACATAAAGTTGGTGCATCAGTTGTTGCAGTAAGAAGATCAGGAGGAGTTCCAACATTTGATCAGTTAAATAATTATTTAAATTATTCAGAAATGTTGATGCCTTCAACAAATTATTGGAGTGTAATACATGGATTAAGACCTGGAGAAGTTGAGCAAGATGAAGAAGGAAAACAAATAATGAGAATTTTGGGAAAAAATATGGCTTGGCTTTTAAAGATGGTTGATTATACAAAAGATACAATTGTTCCACCAGAAAAAGAAAATAAAAAATACACTCACTTTATAAGATAA